The genome window CGTGGTTCGCCGCCGGACTCCGACAGGTAGATGGTCGCGAACGGGAAGCTGTCGCCGCGGTCGGCCGCCGCACGGCCCTCGACCCAGTTGTTCCGCCGGATCGTGTTGTTCCGGATGACCGCGTTGTAGCTGATTTCGTAGATCAGTGCGGCACCGTCGTTGGCCTCGATCACGTTGTTCTCGATGAGGAAGTCGTTGTTGTTGGTGTCCGCCCACAACCCCGTTCCGCGGTTGTCGTGCACCCAGTTGCCGCGTACGTCGGCGCCGTCGACGGCCCAGAATTTGATGCCTCCGGTGCAGCCGCAGCCCGACTGCCGCCGTTCCCAGTCGCCGGTGTTGTTGCCCACGATCTCGTTGCCCTCGACCACCAGGTCCGTGATACGGCCGCCGGCCTTGTACGCGTTCATGCCGTACTGGCCGTTGTCGCGCAGGCAGTCGGCACGGACCTGCTGACGGGCACCGGCCATCAGCCCGGCGCCGGAGTTGTTCTGGATCGTCGTGTGCTCGATCACCCAGCCGTCGGCGGAGTCGTGGTTGACCACGCCCTCGTTCTGCGGGGGGTCGAAGCCCTGCACCGTCAGGTAGCGGATGGACACGTCGCGGGCGGTACCGGCGAACGCGTACTGGTTCTTCTTCCGGCCGTCGAGCACCGCACCCGGCGCGCCGAGGTAGCTGTCGCCCTCCTTGGGGATGACCTGGGCGTAGCGGTCCGGGTCGAGCCTGTGCTTGCCCGGTCGGAGCCAGAACGTGGTGTGCGGGGGACTGCTCTTGGTCTTCGCCGCCAGGTCGCCGACCACCGCGGGGTCGACCGTCACCGCGCCCGCAGGCGCCTTGGTCGGCCCGGCCGCGGGATTGGCACACACCCGGGCCATGGATGTGGACCGCGCCCCGGACGTGGTGGGCACGGCGGTCGGCTTCGCACGCGCCGCGTGCGGCGTACTGTCACAGCCCGTCGCCACCAGCAGGACGAGCACCAGCGGTGCCACCGCCGGCGCCCACGGCCGCGTCTTGATCCCCACGCGCCCTCCTAGCCGCGGAACCCGAGCACGGTGGTGAAGCCCTCCGCGCCGTCGGTGAAGCCGGAACCGACCAGTGTGGTGGCGGGTTCCTTGCGCCCGAATCCGGCGGAGTACCAGCCCAGCACGGGATCCGTCTCGCCGCGATACGCCTGCCAGGACAACTGCCCGGGCAGGTCGAGCACCGCGGAACGGTCTTCGCCGTCCCTGGTCCAGGTGAGCTGTGCCCGGTTCCCCACCAGGTCCGCGGTGATCGCCGGGCCAAGGTGGAACGCCAGGCGTACGGCCCGGCGCGGACTGTACTGGCCGCGGACCTCGTCGATCACCCGCAGCTCCCGGCGCGCGGCCGTCAGCTCCACCCGGCGGCGGTGCACGGAACCCTCGTAGCCGTCGTGCTCGGCACACCAGCGGGTCACGTCCTCGCCGGATGTGTCCACGGTCAGGACACGGCTCTCGGCATGCCGGGTCCACAGGAACGGGCCGCCGGAGACGGACTGGTCACCGCCGTCCAGCTGCAGGGTGTTGTGGCCGAGGGTCGACCGGAAGTACTGCCGCCACTCGGGCTGCCCGTGGTAGCAGTACGTCCCCGGGTCGGCGAGCACGTCGACCCCGTCGTGCCGGACCTCCACGGACAGCGCGTCCGCGTGGGCATGCGCGGCGATGGACAGGAAGCCGTGCGGGCCACCGTCGCAGCGGCACCAGATCTCCTCCGGGCCGCGCAGGATGGTCATGCCCGCATCGGCGAAGTGCGCCGGCCGCTCCGCCGGGCGGCGCACCGACGGTTCAGTGCGTTCGATGAGCGCGGCCAGCAGCGGGG of Streptomyces cynarae contains these proteins:
- a CDS encoding right-handed parallel beta-helix repeat-containing protein, yielding MGIKTRPWAPAVAPLVLVLLVATGCDSTPHAARAKPTAVPTTSGARSTSMARVCANPAAGPTKAPAGAVTVDPAVVGDLAAKTKSSPPHTTFWLRPGKHRLDPDRYAQVIPKEGDSYLGAPGAVLDGRKKNQYAFAGTARDVSIRYLTVQGFDPPQNEGVVNHDSADGWVIEHTTIQNNSGAGLMAGARQQVRADCLRDNGQYGMNAYKAGGRITDLVVEGNEIVGNNTGDWERRQSGCGCTGGIKFWAVDGADVRGNWVHDNRGTGLWADTNNNDFLIENNVIEANDGAALIYEISYNAVIRNNTIRRNNWVEGRAAADRGDSFPFATIYLSESGGEPRIKARTSEIEIYRNVLENNWSGITLWENADRFCNSPANTSSGDCTLLVKNTKRCAQPAIAKAPLYSDCRWKTQRVDIHDNRFVLDKSVIKCTEKCDRMAVLSNYGTYPDWSPYKGERVAEAITSKQHNRWHDNVYAGPWKFVAYDPSRVLDLGQWQGTPYQQDAGSTFSAGNGG